TTTCTTGTTTATTACTGCATTTTTTACAGTAAACTTGCTCAATGTTTTCTTTATGAAGTTCTTTTGCTAGTGATTCTTTTGATTTATTTGATAGAAGATATTCAACTAGCTTAGGTTCAATTCTGTCCTTTAAATAGAGGGAAATACGCTTAGGTGCTTCGGGAAATAATAATCGTGTTTCTTTTCCTTGAACAGTGTCAGGAAATGCAGCAAATGGAACTCCAATATGAAATCCTTTTGAGCCTGAGAATTTTACTGAGATACTATTGACGCCATGAGCTTTCAGTTCTTCGACTAAAAGATGCGCAATATATTTAGCATACTCCCAAAATTTACAATCAATATCCAAAACAAGGTCCCAGCCAATTCTTAGATCATCCAACTCATCTTTTTTTAAGGTTGGACTTAATTGCAAAGGATTGCTCCAATGCTCCTCACTTACGTGTAATGAAGTACATCCTTGTCTTGCAACTTCGAGAATATCCTGTGGATACGTAACAATATCAGGGCGTTTGCCAAAACCATCTTCACCAAATTTAAAAGCAACCTCTCTATTTTGTGATGCTTTGATCATTGCTTCAGCTATATCTTTTCGCTTGTAATGTTTGAGAATAATGCTAGGATTGAGCATGTTCTCAAGGATGATAAAGCAATTTATATGACTTATGGTTGAATATTCGGCACAATCCAATTTGTAAGTGATATTGCGAAAAGTGCCACCATCTTTTTTGCGAGGCTTATCTGATATTTCATCAAATGCTATCCGAGGTTCCAGAGAGGATAGCATCTTCCATAACAAACATCTACAGCCGAGCCGATGGTGGCACTTTTCGCAATATCACTTACAAATTGGATTGTGTCGAATATTCAAAAAACTATTTATACTTGAGATTTATCTGTATAAAAAATGACTACTACTTTGGATAAAATCTATGTAACTGTTGATATCATCATTAGATACAAAGGAGGCATAATATTAATTGAAAGAAAAGAGCAGCCACTTGGTTTAGCGCTGCCTGGTGGGCATGTTGAATTGGATGAAAGCTGTGAGCAAGCTGCTGTTCGAGAAGCTAAGGAAGAAACTAATCTTAGCGTTATTTTATTAAAGCAATTAAAAACATATTCTGACCCGCAGCGTGATCCGAGAAAAAGATGTATTAGTGTTGTGTTTATTGGTGAAGGTTTTGGACAATTAAAAGCTGGTGATGATGCAAAAGAAGCGCATGTTTTTTCTCTCGATAAAATCCCTAGAGATAAGCTTTGTTTTGATCATAAACAAATACTGATTGATTATATGAATGATATTGAAGAAGATGAATGATGTTTAGAGTGTTTCTCTCTTATGATTGTATAACATTGTTGTTGCTCACTTGAAAAATGATTGGATTGTACTTGTTGTTTTCAACCCATGACCGGTAAAAGCTGAAACAATTATTTCATTATTTTTTGATTTGGAAACATATTTTTTAACTCCTGCAGTCCCTGCTGCTGAAGTTGGTTCAATATAATATCCTTGTTTAGCCATATCTTGCCAAGCTTGTTTGATTTCCTGTTCTGAAACAATGATTACTGTTCCTTTTGTTTCTCTTATTATCATCAGTAATTCTGTTCCACGAATAGGATCTGCTGTTGCTATGCCTTCTGCTAAAGTATCTTTTTTAGTAATTTTGGTTGTAGTGTTAAGATTTTTCTTAAAAGCATCATATAATGGGCTGCAGTTTTCAGCTTGCACTGCAATAAACTTAGGTAGTTTTGAGATAATATGCGCATCCAATAATTCTTGAAAGCCAATGTACGTGCCCAGTAATAATGAACCGTTTCCTACGGGCAGAATAATTGCATCAGGGACTTTCCAACCGAGCTGTTCTGTTACTTCAAAAGCAAATGTTTTTGTTCCTTGAAAAAACCATGGATTATAGCGATGACTTGCATAAAATATTTTCTCTGCAGCCTTCATAGCTACTGCTGCAGTATCTTCACGAGAACCTTTAATTTTATGAAGTTTTGCGCTATAGGCTTGTATCTGTACTAATTTTCCCGGAGAAGCATGTTCTGGAACGTAAATATGAGCAGTGATTCCTGCTTTGGCTGCATACGCTGCGATTGATGAACCTGCATTTCCTGATGAATCCTCAATCACTTGTTTAATAC
This region of Candidatus Woesearchaeota archaeon genomic DNA includes:
- a CDS encoding NUDIX hydrolase, which codes for MTTTLDKIYVTVDIIIRYKGGIILIERKEQPLGLALPGGHVELDESCEQAAVREAKEETNLSVILLKQLKTYSDPQRDPRKRCISVVFIGEGFGQLKAGDDAKEAHVFSLDKIPRDKLCFDHKQILIDYMNDIEEDE
- the thrC gene encoding threonine synthase — protein: MNNLICQHCKKTHPLNEKIWQCTACKGFLKINFKPKFPLNKIKQRKPTLWRYREAIPLDHDKNIVSFAEGFTPLLPITINKKTVFIKQEQLFPTGSFKDRGTTVLMSKIKELGIKQVIEDSSGNAGSSIAAYAAKAGITAHIYVPEHASPGKLVQIQAYSAKLHKIKGSREDTAAVAMKAAEKIFYASHRYNPWFFQGTKTFAFEVTEQLGWKVPDAIILPVGNGSLLLGTYIGFQELLDAHIISKLPKFIAVQAENCSPLYDAFKKNLNTTTKITKKDTLAEGIATADPIRGTELLMIIRETKGTVIIVSEQEIKQAWQDMAKQGYYIEPTSAAGTAGVKKYVSKSKNNEIIVSAFTGHGLKTTSTIQSFFK